The Apium graveolens cultivar Ventura chromosome 11, ASM990537v1, whole genome shotgun sequence genome has a window encoding:
- the LOC141696669 gene encoding DNA repair protein RAD16-like isoform X2, translating to MKLRSRDSGPSNQESSEEDSDPMDADPDFDGVDREGEDFLSMIEENGGLSGVKLDQYPETVIELSDDEDFVSDSDLDDNVSKKRKVGPKKKRGRKSQKTEVTNKAVVTTQGNWVDTSNYGVQEVPEIIVDASVEFNIRRRRKKRKGKDKPILMWEVWEEEHERWVAAHINADTDLDNQNDVVAETAEASPNLIMPLLRYQKEWLAWALQQEESAARGGILADEMGMGKTVQAIALVLAKQDHKRTFCESNGVSSQPSSSSGLPEVKATLVICPLVAVIQWVNEIDRFTLRGSNKVLVYHGANRGKTLHEFSDYDFVITTYSIVEAEYRKNVMPPKQKCIWCGKLFYEHKISIHLKYFCGPNAIRTNKQSKQKKGKNAELNRSEKGKGVESVDEGKEESSKKGKQYNKDKTLGAGSSTNKSEGAEYGSCNSKSTLHSVKWDRIILDEAHYIKDRRCNTTKAVLALKSSFKWALSGTPLQNRVGELYSLIRFLQISPYSYYFCKDCDCRTLDYSSNTDCPNCPHKSVRHFCWWNKNIATPIQAQGNMGLGRNAMILLKHKILKSILLRRTKKGRAADLALPPRMILLRKDSLDIKEEDYYTSLYNESQAQFNTYVTEGTVMNNYAHIFDLLTRLRQAVDHPYLVVYSKTALSKNANVVDANDGEVICGLCHDSVEDPVVTACAHSFCKSCLIDFSASVGQVSCPSCSKPLTADFSTKKDHGQQETKSTIKGFKRSSILNRIRLHDFQTSTKIDALREEIRFMVERDGSAKGIVFSQFTSFLDLIHYSLQKSGVQCVQLDGSMSMNARDAAITRFTDDPNCRIFLMSLKAGGVALNLTVASHVFLMDPWWNPAVERQAQDRIHRIGQYKPIRIVRFVIEGTIEERILKLQEKKELVFEGTVGGSAEALGKLTEADMKFLFVT from the exons ATGAAGCTCCGTTCACGCGATTCCGGTCCTTCGAATCAAG AAAGCTCGGAGGAAGATAGCGATCCTATGGACGCTGATCCTGATTTTGACGGTGTTGATAGAGAAG GTGAAGATTTTTTGAGTATGATAGAGGAGAATGGTGGTCTGAGTGGTGTAAAATTAGATCAATATCCAGAGACTGTCATTGAGTTGAGTGATGACGAAGACTTTGTATCTGATTCAGATCTTGATGACAATGTTTCAAAGAAGAGGAAAGTAGGGCCAAAGAAGAAAAGGGGGCGCAAAAGTCAGAAAACGGAAGTAACAAATAAGGCGGTGGTGACGACGCAAGGAAATTGGGTGGACACAAGCAATTATGGGGTGCAAGAAGTTCCGGAGATCATAGTTGATGCATCTGTTGAGTTTAATATAAGGAGGAGGAGAAAGAAGAGGAAAGGAAAAGATAAACCAATATTGATGTGGGAAGTTTGGGAAGAAGAACATGAGAGATGGGTTGCAGCTCATATAAATGCAGACACAGATTTGGATAATCAGAATGATGTTGTGGCTGAGACTGCTGAAGCGTCACCTAATTTGATTATGCCTCTGCTGAGATACCAGAAGGAATGGTTAGCTTGGGCGCTACAGCAAGAAGAATCTGCAGCAAGAGGGGGTATCCTTGCAGATGAGATGGGAATGGGAAAGACTGTTCAAGCTATTGCACTTGTACTAGCTAAACAGGATCATAAGCGAACATTTTGTGAATCAAATGGAGTTTCATCCCAACCTAGTTCATCTTCAGGGTTGCCAGAAGTTAAAGCTACCCTTGTGATATGTCCTCTGGTTGCTGTGATTCAATGGGTAAATGAGATTGATCGATTTACCTTAAGAGGTAGCAACAAGGTGCTAGTCTATCATGGAGCCAACAGAGGAAAAACCCTTCATGAGTTCTCAGATTATGATtttgttatcactacatattcTATTGTTGAAGCTGAGTACAGGAAAAATGTTATGCCACCTAAACAGAAATGCATTTGGTGCGGAAAGTTATTTTATGAACATAAGATATCTATTCACCTGAAATATTTTTGTGGTCCAAATGCTATTAGAACTAATAAGCAGTCGAAACAGAAGAAGGGTAAGAATGCTGAACTTAACAGATCAGAGAAAGGCAAGGGTGTTGAGTCGGTGGATGAAGGAAAGGAGGAGTCTTCAAAGAAAGGGAAGCAATACAACAAGGATAAGACTCTTGGAGCTGGTTCTTCTACCAACAAGTCGGAAGGAGCTGAATATGGATCCTGTAACAGCAAATCTACTTTGCACTCCGTGAAATGGGATCGTATTATACTGGATGAG GCTCATTATATCAAAGATAGACGCTGTAACACGACAAAAGCTGTTCTTGCCTTGAAGTCGTCTTTTAAATGGGCTTTGAGTGGCACTCCCCTTCAAAATCGTGTTGGAGAACTCTATTCTCTT ATCCGCTTCCTCCAGATTAGTCCTTACTCGTATTACTTCTGCAAGGACTGTGATTGCCGAACACTTGATTATAG TTCCAATACTGATTGTCCAAATTGCCCTCATAAATCTGTAAGACACTTCTGCTGGTGGAATAAA AATATTGCCACACCAATACAAGCGCAAGGAAATATGGGACTTGGAAGGAACGCCATGATATTGCTGAAGCACAAAATTTTGAAAAGCATACTCCTCAGACGTACTAAAAAGGGCAGAGCTGCTGATCTTGCACTTCCTCCCAGAATG ATCTTATTGAGAAAGGACTCGTTGGATATCAAGGAAGAAGATTACTACACGTCATTGTACAATGAAAGTCAGGCTCAATTCAACAC ATATGTCACAGAAGGAACAGTGATGAATAATTATGCTCACATTTTTGATCTCCTCACACGCTTGCGACAG GCCGTAGACCATCCCTACCTTGTGGTATACTCTAAAACTGCCTTGAGCAAGAATGCAAATGTGGTGGATGCCAATGATGGTGAAGTGATATGTGGGCTCTGTCATGATTCAGTAGAAGATCCTGTG GTTACTGCATGTGCACATTCCTTCTGTAAGTCTTGTTTGATTGACTTCTCTGCTAGTGTGGGACAAGTCTCATGCCCTTCATGTTCGAAACCACTTACTGCGGATTTCAGTACAAAAAAAGATCATGGACAGCAGGAAACTAAATCGACCATTAAAGGTTTCAAGCGCTCAAGTATCCTTAACAGAATTCGGCTCCATGACTTCCAGACTAGCACTAAAATAGATGCTTTG AGGGAAGAAATTAGATTTATGGTTGAGAGGGATGGTTCAGCCAAGGGAATAGTTTTTAGCCAATTTACTTCATTCCTGGACTTGATACACTATTCCCTACAGAAG TCTGGAGTTCAGTGTGTTCAGTTGGATGGATCTATGTCTATGAATGCACGAGATGCTGCCATCACAAGATTTACTGATGATCCAAACTGTAGAATATTTCTTATGAGTTTGAAAGCAGGCGGGGTTGCCCTTAATCTCACAGTAGCATCACAT GTATTCTTGATGGACCCTTGGTGGAATCCTGCCGTTGAGCGACAGGCCCAAGATCGAATACACCGAATAGGACAGTATAAACCTATAAG GATTGTGAGGTTTGTTATAGAGGGTACAATCGAGGAAAGAATTTTGAAGTTGCAAGAAAAGAAGGAATTGGTATTCGAAGG AACTGTTGGTGGCTCGGCAGAGGCCCTGGGGAAGTTAACGGAGGCTGACATGAAATTCCTTTTTGTTACATAG
- the LOC141696669 gene encoding DNA repair protein RAD16-like isoform X1 — protein sequence MKLRSRDSGPSNQGDDLQFTESSEEDSDPMDADPDFDGVDREGEDFLSMIEENGGLSGVKLDQYPETVIELSDDEDFVSDSDLDDNVSKKRKVGPKKKRGRKSQKTEVTNKAVVTTQGNWVDTSNYGVQEVPEIIVDASVEFNIRRRRKKRKGKDKPILMWEVWEEEHERWVAAHINADTDLDNQNDVVAETAEASPNLIMPLLRYQKEWLAWALQQEESAARGGILADEMGMGKTVQAIALVLAKQDHKRTFCESNGVSSQPSSSSGLPEVKATLVICPLVAVIQWVNEIDRFTLRGSNKVLVYHGANRGKTLHEFSDYDFVITTYSIVEAEYRKNVMPPKQKCIWCGKLFYEHKISIHLKYFCGPNAIRTNKQSKQKKGKNAELNRSEKGKGVESVDEGKEESSKKGKQYNKDKTLGAGSSTNKSEGAEYGSCNSKSTLHSVKWDRIILDEAHYIKDRRCNTTKAVLALKSSFKWALSGTPLQNRVGELYSLIRFLQISPYSYYFCKDCDCRTLDYSSNTDCPNCPHKSVRHFCWWNKNIATPIQAQGNMGLGRNAMILLKHKILKSILLRRTKKGRAADLALPPRMILLRKDSLDIKEEDYYTSLYNESQAQFNTYVTEGTVMNNYAHIFDLLTRLRQAVDHPYLVVYSKTALSKNANVVDANDGEVICGLCHDSVEDPVVTACAHSFCKSCLIDFSASVGQVSCPSCSKPLTADFSTKKDHGQQETKSTIKGFKRSSILNRIRLHDFQTSTKIDALREEIRFMVERDGSAKGIVFSQFTSFLDLIHYSLQKSGVQCVQLDGSMSMNARDAAITRFTDDPNCRIFLMSLKAGGVALNLTVASHVFLMDPWWNPAVERQAQDRIHRIGQYKPIRIVRFVIEGTIEERILKLQEKKELVFEGTVGGSAEALGKLTEADMKFLFVT from the exons ATGAAGCTCCGTTCACGCGATTCCGGTCCTTCGAATCAAG GTGATGATCTTCAATTTACAGAAAGCTCGGAGGAAGATAGCGATCCTATGGACGCTGATCCTGATTTTGACGGTGTTGATAGAGAAG GTGAAGATTTTTTGAGTATGATAGAGGAGAATGGTGGTCTGAGTGGTGTAAAATTAGATCAATATCCAGAGACTGTCATTGAGTTGAGTGATGACGAAGACTTTGTATCTGATTCAGATCTTGATGACAATGTTTCAAAGAAGAGGAAAGTAGGGCCAAAGAAGAAAAGGGGGCGCAAAAGTCAGAAAACGGAAGTAACAAATAAGGCGGTGGTGACGACGCAAGGAAATTGGGTGGACACAAGCAATTATGGGGTGCAAGAAGTTCCGGAGATCATAGTTGATGCATCTGTTGAGTTTAATATAAGGAGGAGGAGAAAGAAGAGGAAAGGAAAAGATAAACCAATATTGATGTGGGAAGTTTGGGAAGAAGAACATGAGAGATGGGTTGCAGCTCATATAAATGCAGACACAGATTTGGATAATCAGAATGATGTTGTGGCTGAGACTGCTGAAGCGTCACCTAATTTGATTATGCCTCTGCTGAGATACCAGAAGGAATGGTTAGCTTGGGCGCTACAGCAAGAAGAATCTGCAGCAAGAGGGGGTATCCTTGCAGATGAGATGGGAATGGGAAAGACTGTTCAAGCTATTGCACTTGTACTAGCTAAACAGGATCATAAGCGAACATTTTGTGAATCAAATGGAGTTTCATCCCAACCTAGTTCATCTTCAGGGTTGCCAGAAGTTAAAGCTACCCTTGTGATATGTCCTCTGGTTGCTGTGATTCAATGGGTAAATGAGATTGATCGATTTACCTTAAGAGGTAGCAACAAGGTGCTAGTCTATCATGGAGCCAACAGAGGAAAAACCCTTCATGAGTTCTCAGATTATGATtttgttatcactacatattcTATTGTTGAAGCTGAGTACAGGAAAAATGTTATGCCACCTAAACAGAAATGCATTTGGTGCGGAAAGTTATTTTATGAACATAAGATATCTATTCACCTGAAATATTTTTGTGGTCCAAATGCTATTAGAACTAATAAGCAGTCGAAACAGAAGAAGGGTAAGAATGCTGAACTTAACAGATCAGAGAAAGGCAAGGGTGTTGAGTCGGTGGATGAAGGAAAGGAGGAGTCTTCAAAGAAAGGGAAGCAATACAACAAGGATAAGACTCTTGGAGCTGGTTCTTCTACCAACAAGTCGGAAGGAGCTGAATATGGATCCTGTAACAGCAAATCTACTTTGCACTCCGTGAAATGGGATCGTATTATACTGGATGAG GCTCATTATATCAAAGATAGACGCTGTAACACGACAAAAGCTGTTCTTGCCTTGAAGTCGTCTTTTAAATGGGCTTTGAGTGGCACTCCCCTTCAAAATCGTGTTGGAGAACTCTATTCTCTT ATCCGCTTCCTCCAGATTAGTCCTTACTCGTATTACTTCTGCAAGGACTGTGATTGCCGAACACTTGATTATAG TTCCAATACTGATTGTCCAAATTGCCCTCATAAATCTGTAAGACACTTCTGCTGGTGGAATAAA AATATTGCCACACCAATACAAGCGCAAGGAAATATGGGACTTGGAAGGAACGCCATGATATTGCTGAAGCACAAAATTTTGAAAAGCATACTCCTCAGACGTACTAAAAAGGGCAGAGCTGCTGATCTTGCACTTCCTCCCAGAATG ATCTTATTGAGAAAGGACTCGTTGGATATCAAGGAAGAAGATTACTACACGTCATTGTACAATGAAAGTCAGGCTCAATTCAACAC ATATGTCACAGAAGGAACAGTGATGAATAATTATGCTCACATTTTTGATCTCCTCACACGCTTGCGACAG GCCGTAGACCATCCCTACCTTGTGGTATACTCTAAAACTGCCTTGAGCAAGAATGCAAATGTGGTGGATGCCAATGATGGTGAAGTGATATGTGGGCTCTGTCATGATTCAGTAGAAGATCCTGTG GTTACTGCATGTGCACATTCCTTCTGTAAGTCTTGTTTGATTGACTTCTCTGCTAGTGTGGGACAAGTCTCATGCCCTTCATGTTCGAAACCACTTACTGCGGATTTCAGTACAAAAAAAGATCATGGACAGCAGGAAACTAAATCGACCATTAAAGGTTTCAAGCGCTCAAGTATCCTTAACAGAATTCGGCTCCATGACTTCCAGACTAGCACTAAAATAGATGCTTTG AGGGAAGAAATTAGATTTATGGTTGAGAGGGATGGTTCAGCCAAGGGAATAGTTTTTAGCCAATTTACTTCATTCCTGGACTTGATACACTATTCCCTACAGAAG TCTGGAGTTCAGTGTGTTCAGTTGGATGGATCTATGTCTATGAATGCACGAGATGCTGCCATCACAAGATTTACTGATGATCCAAACTGTAGAATATTTCTTATGAGTTTGAAAGCAGGCGGGGTTGCCCTTAATCTCACAGTAGCATCACAT GTATTCTTGATGGACCCTTGGTGGAATCCTGCCGTTGAGCGACAGGCCCAAGATCGAATACACCGAATAGGACAGTATAAACCTATAAG GATTGTGAGGTTTGTTATAGAGGGTACAATCGAGGAAAGAATTTTGAAGTTGCAAGAAAAGAAGGAATTGGTATTCGAAGG AACTGTTGGTGGCTCGGCAGAGGCCCTGGGGAAGTTAACGGAGGCTGACATGAAATTCCTTTTTGTTACATAG